A window of Candidatus Glassbacteria bacterium genomic DNA:
CAGACTGGAGATTTCGAACCGGGCCCGGCTGAGACGGTCGGGCTGGATATCATCGGCCAGCATGCTCAAGGAGGTGTCGAGCAGGAACACCAGGTCCCGTCCCTCGCGCTGGAGTATCACCGCCTCCTTGCCGTACTGCGGGCGGGCCAGGGCCACGATCAGCATCGCCAGCGCGCCCAGCAGCAGCATGGTCCGCACAGCCCGTCCTCCGGGCAGAAGGGGCCTGGCCAGCCGGGCCACCAGTTTCCGGCCGGCGAACCGCTCCAGCAGGGCTCGCTTGCGGCGGGCGGTAAACCAGAACAGCACAGCCGAGGCCGGTACAAGCCAGAGGAGGTGCAACATCTGCGGATCGTCGAATCTCATCCAAATCAGCTCACGGCAAAGTTTTCAGCACTGTCGAACCCAATACCAGCTCCAGCGCGAACAGGGCCAGCCCGGGGAGCAGAAACAGGCTGAACAACTCGCTGTAGCGGGTGTATTCCCGCACGTCGATCTCGGTTTTTTCCAGCGAGTCGATTTCCCGGTAAATCCGCTGGAGCTCGGCGGCGTCGGTGGCCCGGTAATACTGTCCGCCGGTGATTTCCGAGATCCGGGTCAGCGTCTGCTCGTCGATCTCCACTTTCTGGTCCACGTAGCGCACCCGTCCGAACTGGTCGCGTACCGGTACCCGCGCGGTCCCGCGGGTGCCGACACCGATAGTGTAAACTTTCACATCCTTGGCCTTGGCCACCTGGGCGGCTGTCAGCGGATCGATTTCACCGCGGTTGTTGATCCCATCGGTCAGCAGGACGATTATCCTGCTGCGGGCCTTGCTGTCGCGAAGGCGGTTGACGCTGCTGGCCAGGGCCACTCCGATCGCGGTCCCGTCCTCGATCGAACCGATCTCCAGGCGTTCCACCTGCGAGGCCAGCACCCGGTAATCGAGAGTGGGCGGGCAGCGGGTAAAAGCTTTGGCTGCGAACGCCACCAGCCCGATCCGGTCGTGACGGCGGCGGCCGATAAAATCGCCGACCACCTCGCGGGCCACATCAAGACGGTTGCTGCCGGGATTGAGATCCTCGGCAAGCATGCTGGTCGACACGTCCATGGTCAGCACGATATCCACGCCCTCGCTGGTAACGTCCTCGAAAGTTACGCCGCTGCGGGGGCGGGCCAGGGCGATTACCAGCAGGGCCAGGGCGAAGATGCGCAGCGCAAACGGCAGATGGCTCTTGATCCGCGCCCAGCGGCCGTTGACAGCGGCCAGGGTGTCCAGGTCGGAATAGCGGATAGTCCTCCGCCGCTGGAGATTCCAGTTGCGGTAAGCCCAGCCCAGCAGGGGAAGCAGCAGGAGCAGCGCGAGCAGCCACGGGTCGGCGAACTGGAAATTCATCGCTCACCCCCTTCTCCACCCCCGGCTACCACGGCTGTCTCAGCCGATTCGCCGAGTGGGGTTCCGGAGTTTTCCCGAGACGGCTGCTGTACTTCCGCGGGACGGGAGTTCTCGATTATCTCGTACGCCTTGTTGAACGTGGAATTAATCTCAACGATAACCGGCTTGTACTTGGCGAACTTTACCAGATCGCAGGAATCCAGGAATTCCCCGATCAGTTCACAGAAAGCCCTGTCGATATCCCGCCGCCGGTTCAGTTCGTCCATCAGCTCCCAGCTGGTCATCTCCAGCACGTCGACTCCGAAACGCGCTCCGAGATAATGGCGCACCGCTTCCGAAACCAGGATGTGGAACTGCTTGATTTCACCCTTTTCGATCAGTCCCAGCGATTTGATCCTGTCCAGCTCATCCAGCGCGATCAAGTGGGCCGGGCGAACCGGTCCGGAGGGCTGTATCCGGCCACGCAGCCTCTGGGCGCGCCGCTTTAGATACCGTCTCCACAGCATCCCGAGCAGTGCCAACGCCGCCAGTGCCGCCAGCGCCGCCAGCGCGATCCGTTTCCAGAGACGGGTCGCGTCCACAATGTCACGGATCGGCCTTATTTCTGCATTGAGCGTATCCTGGACCAGCGAGATGAAATCCACCGGCTGCGCTACGGACCAGAGCGTATCCACCGCTCCATCGGCCTTAATCACCGCAAATGGCAGCGGCGGGATTTGGAGACTGCCGGTCTCGAAGGAGGTCAGCGTGAAACTGCGGCGGGTCATCGTGGCGCTGCCATCGCCCGGAATTTGCTCGACAGGCAGTTCGGCCAGAATTTCGAAATTTTCCAGCTGAGATTCGAGATCGGGAAAGCGGACAGTTTCCCCGTCACCGGAATGGATCGTGAGGGTAAGGGTAAGCCGGTCGCCGATCCTGGCGCGGGCAGTATCCAGGCGCGCATTGACCTGCGAGGTTCCACCGGCGGGATGCACTGTCAGCACGACCGCCAACAGACAGACCGCGGGAGTGAAAGTGTTCGATATGCTCGATATGCTGCGAATCGGGTTTGTCATTTTCCCAGTGCGCCGGCATCTCCCCTGCCCACCGCCTCACTCAACTACGTGTCTCACCGGGATATCCGCCACGTCTTTAAAAGTCGAGTTCAGCGGTTCAAGCTTTCTGGGGGACGCCAAAAAGTCGATATTACGTACGTTGTCCCGGACGTAAACTTCGGTTTCCGCAAAATATCCAACCAGCATGTCGACCAGCAGGCTGTCGCCGTTCATCAGCACCAGCCTGACCTGCGGAGATTCAAATCCCCGGTCTCCGCCAGCGGGCAATACTTTCGATCCTTTTAAAGTGTCCGCATGGCTAAGCAGCTGCTCGACAAACTGATATTTGGCCCTGGCCTGCCGGGGGGCGATCAACCGCCACAGCGTGTCGTTTTCAGCCGTCAGCACCAGTGAATCGAGCGGGTTGGCAAGGGAGATAAAAGTAACCTCCGAAGGGATGAAATCGACGATTTGCAGCGTTCGCATGCTATCGGGGACAAACTTGTCCACCCGCTCGATCAGCCAGGAATCGATCAACAGCAAATGGCCGGGATAGATCGATGAGCTGGCCCAGCGCAGATAATCCTGATCCGATACAGTGCGGCCCAGACGTACGACAGAAGTGTCACCGTTCTCGGCAACGAGCCTGAGTGTCCGTACCGGGCGGTTCAGACCCGTTTCCTGCCTCCGTACACTGCCAGCCGGCAGGAATTCACGGACCTGATCACTGTAGAGTTCACCGAGGCGAAGATTGAGCTTGAGCTTATCCGCTAAAACAGACCCCCCGGCGGTGTCGATCCGCCAGCGGTCACGGCCGTCAGCGCGATAACAGCGGAATACGCTCCGTCCGCCGGATTCCACCTCGATCCCCACGGTGCGGTAGGGCTGCACACCGGTCAGGGACTTACCCCTGACCAGGAACCCGTTGACAGTCATCATCGGTCCAAGGAGCTTGTTGGCGAGCGCCACCCGTCCCTGGCCGGCGATCAGGATATAAATATTTTCAGTCGTCGGATTCAGTGCCCCGAACTCCAGACGGGTACTGTCGAGGTCCGATTTGTAGGCCGTGAATACCAGCACCGGATCATCGAGTTTAACGGCGGCCATGTCGAGTTCGCTGACCGGGATGGAATTTACGTAGGGCATCTGGCTGAGCGTCCTCAGCAGATGGTTTATCACCAGTGAATCGGCTCCCCAACCCGGGTCCGGCTGCTCGAGGTGCCACTCCAGTCCGTCGCGGACCACGACATAGGTGGTGTCCTGAAATATAATCGTCACTTTCTGGACGTCTTCGGGCGCATATGGCAGGACATATTCGAGTTCGGTTGAGCCGGCTTCCTCCCCGGCCTCAGGCTGATCCTGCAGGAACAGGTACGCGCCGAGTGCGAGGGTGAAAGCCAGCAGCAGGACCAATACTTTCCAGTTCATTAAAAAAATCCTTCTTGTAATTGCGGTTCAGTTATCCCGGCGACAGCGGCAGGAGATCAGCGAAGCCGCCGGACAGCCATGACCCAGGCGCCGAGTACGAGGATAATCAGGGGCATCACGACCTGCGCGACCATGCCCATCCTGCTTGCCTGGGTTTTATTGATGTAGATCGTCTGGTCTTCAGGGTCCTTGGGCCGGATATTGATCAGCCGCTCGTCGCCGATCAGCCAGTTGACCGCGTTCATGAACAGGTCCCAGTTCCCGCCGTAGCGAAGGTACGAATTGGAGGCGAACTGGCTGTCGCCGAAAACCACCAGCTGGGCGCGGACCGATGATTTCTCGAGCCGCATCTTACGAAGCTCTTCGTGGCTCGGCATCTTTGTGCTTGATTCGGCGGTGATTTCGGTGAACCCGGGACGGGTTTCCCGCAATTTGCGCAACATCGAGACAGCCACCGGCACGGGCCCGCTGAGATCGGTTGGATCGAATGTCGGATTGCGGAGCGAAATCTGCTCCTTGTTCCGTTCGCCCCAGCTGTTGTCGCTGGTAGTCGCCAGCACCGACAGCTCCAGGTCCTGGCCGGGATTGTCCTCCAGACGGACCGAGCGGACGGTCGGCATCGTACTGAACGCGCGTTTGAGATCACGTGTGATCGGGTGCTCACGGTCGTAGTTATAGAGCAGCGGCTCGGTTGGCCCTGCTCCCTGGCGGACTCCGGCGGAACTGTTGTCCACCACGATATCGTCGCCGATCCGAATGCCCCATTTAAGCAGCCAGTCGCTCAGGCCGACATCGTACTCCGGGTCGACAGCGACCATGATCCGGCCGCCCTTGACAAGATAGTCGTCGATCAGGGCTACTTCCTCGATCAGCAGAGACTTTTTCGGCCCCGCGATAATGAGGGTCTTGCAGTCCTCGGGCACGCCGCCGGCCTCGATCACGTTCAGCCGCTCGGTCCGGTAAGCCTGGTCGCGGATTGCCGTGACGGCCATCAGAAAGCCGTTCGGACTGCCGTCGTCCATGTCCTGTTCCTGGTGGCCCTCGAGGAAATAGACCGCCCGGCGCTCATCGCTGAGCACCTTGATCAGCGCGTTGGTCATCTCTTCCTCGGTGTCCACGTCGGCGTTCATATCACTGTTGGCGCCGTTCTCGACAATCGTAACGTTGCCGCGGTAGCGCTGAATATTGTATTCACGGGCCAGCACCAGTTCACGGTTCGGGTCCAGGAACCGGAAATTGATATTGGGGCAGATATCCGCGTAGACCTCGAGAAGGTCGCGCTGCTTCTCCTCGATCCGTATGTTCTCGCGAATCACGGTCCGGTTCTGCTGCTGGCTCAGGTTTCGGTCGTAAAAAGTCCAGAAAAACGAGGTGATATTGATCCTGGCGTTTTGTTCATTTACCTGGTCGATTATCGCCATGGTCAGCGGACTCAGCTCGTATTTCTTCTTGACTGTCACGTCCCGCCAGTAGAAATGGCGGAAACCGAGCATGTTGACCACCGCCAGCAGGCTCAGGACCACGCAGATCACCAGCAGCATGTTGGTACCGCTGCGGAAACTGCGGGCGCTGAAAATGTGCTGGAAATCGTCATGGCAGACAATCAGGTAAGTCAGCCCCATCAGCGTGCCGAGAGCGGTCAGGGAAATCGAGACCGCGTCCCAGAGACCGTTGACATAGTACGTACCGAGGCCCAGAAACAGCACTACCGGGCTGATATAGCCTGTTATTTTGATTTTCTGCTTCATAAGCGCAGGTCTCTCACCTCCACCGCAGCGAAGTAATCGACTGGTGGGTCAGGAACAGTCCGACGAAACAGAACGACAGGTAAAAAAGAACGTCGCGTGAATCAACCACACCCATCGAGAAATTGGTAAAGTGAGAGGTAATCGAGATGTAATTGGCGATCTCTCCCCAGACGCTGACAGTCGCATCGCTGACCCTGCCCACGATCCAGAGGAACAGGAATGCGCCGAACGTGAGCGCCCCGGCGATTATCTGGTTCTCGGTCAGCGAACTGATCAGGGTACCCATACTGATTACCGCGGCCCCGTAGAGCACGATCCCGACATAGCTTGTCAGCACTGGTCCCAGGTCGGGGTTGCCGTAGAGGAACAGGTAGTACTGGAACAGCGCCGTTGGAATAACCATCGTCAAAAACAGCACGAACGCTGAAAGGAACTTGCCCAGCACCAGTTGAGTTATTGTCAGCGGTGAAGTCAGCAGCAGTTCCAGGGTGCCGGTCTTGCGCTCCTCGGCGAACAGCCTCATCGTGATCATCGGCAGCAGGAACAGGCTGATATTGCGCATGTTGTGGAACAGGTAGCGGATCACCACATCGTTAATACTGAACTTGGGAATCGTCTGCTGGTAGGTCACAGCCTCGCTGGTGGCCTCGAACGTAAGCTGGACGAACTCGTTGAACTTGAAGACGAACCGGTTGGCGACCAGGAACAGGAACACCCCGATCACCACATAGGCGATCGGGCTGAGGAAATACGACTTGTACTCGCGCCAGAAGATCGAGAATATGTTCTGCATTTCAGCTGCCCTCCTGCTGCGACCTGGCAGCCAGCTCGTCCGGAGTCCTGGTCGTAATCTTAATAAATATCTCCTCCAGCGTCATCGACTCCGGCCGCAGCTCCAGCAGCTGGGCGCCGCTTTCCACGACCGCCCTTGCCAGTTCGCCACGGCGGTCGTTGCCGAGCTTGCAGCTGACGTCGAACTGGCGCAGGCCGTCCTTCCTGCCGCCGGGAACCTGCTGCTCGTCTACTTTAACCACGCCCTCCACCGCACCCAGCCTGTCCCTGATCTCGGCCGGCGCCCCCTTGAGCAGTACCCGGACCACGTCGTGGCCGGTCAGCTTGCCGGTCAGCCGCTCGGTGGTGTCCTCGGCCAGCAGCAGCCCCCGGTCGATAATCAGCACGCGGTCGCAGGTCAGACTGGCCTCGGGCAGGATATGGGTCGAGAGCAGGATACTGTGCTCACCGGCCAGTTGACGGATCAGCTCCCTGACCCCGATGATCTGGTGCGGGTCCAGCCCGGCGGTGGGTTCGTCCAAGATCAGCACCGGCGGATTGTGGATCAGGGCCTGGGCCAGGCCCACGCGCTGACGATACCCCTTGCTGAGCTTGTGGATATGGACGTTGTGCACTTCCTCCAGCCCGCAGCGCTCCAGCACGTAGTTCAAGCGGCGCTTGCGGTCGCGGTAGCCGGAGAGACCCTTGATCTTGCCGCAGAAATTGAGATAGTCCCGTACCCTCATATCGCGGTAGACAGGAGGGGTTTCCGGCAGGTAGCCGATATTGCGCTTGACAGCCAGCGGACTGGTGAATATGTCGTGGCCGGCCACGGAGACCTCGCCGGCGTTGGCCGACAGGTAGCCGGTGATTATCCGCATGGTGGTTGTTTTGCCGGCGCCGTTGGGCCCCAGGAAGCCCAGGATCTCGCCCTTGCGCAGTTTGAAAGAGATATTGTCCACGGCCTTGAAATTGCCGTAACGCTTGGTGAGGTTACTGACCTGTATCAATCCTTGCCTCCACGCATATTGGTTCACCCGCCTGAAAAATTCGACGGACTACCTGAACTTCTTCTCCCGCATGCGGAAGAAGCTCATCAGCGGTTCAATATAAGAACTTCCCAGCGTCAGGTCTATACAGTCCACGCGGGCGGACTTGAACAATGAATCCTGCGCTTGCCTGCGCTGATTCACCAGCCGGGAGAACCCCTCTCGCGCGGCCCGCGAACCGGTGTCGATAACCTCGCGCCGTCCGGTCTCCGCATCCTCCAGCTCGATCATCCCCACCGGCGGCAGTTCCAGTTCCCTGGGGTCGGCGATCCGCATCAGGATCACGTCGTGACGGCGCGCCAGGCTGCGCAGCGGTTTCTCGAAACCCTCGTCCAGGAAATCGCTGACCACGAACACCACGGTGCGACGGGTCAGCAGCCGCATCATGTACTCCATGCCCTCGCGGATACTAGTTCCGCGTTTCAGGGGCCGGTAGAACAGCAGCTCGCGGATTACGCGCAGCACGTGCTTGCGCCCCTTCTTGGGCACCACTACTTTTTCGACTTCATCGGTGAAAATCGCCAGGCCCACGCGGTCGTTATTCTTGATCGCGCTGAACGCGAGCACGGCGCAGATCTCGGCGGCGAACTCGTTTTTCAATCTCTCGACCGAGCCGAACATCCCGCTGGCCGAAGCGTCCACCAGGAACACGACTGTCAGTTCGCGCTCCTCGACATATTTTTTGACGAAGGGCTGTCCCATCCTGGCGGTGACGTTCCAGTCGATCGAGCGCACGTCATCGCCCGGCTGGTACTCGCGCACCTCGCTGAACTCCATGCCCAGGCCCTTGAAGATACTGTGGTATTCACCGCTGAACACGTCTTCCACGATATTGCGGGTCACGATTTCGATCTGCTTGACCTTGCTGATCACATCGCGGGGGATCACGTCAGGGTACCTCCACGGTCTCGAACACCTTGCGGATGATATCCTCGCTGGTCAGGTCCTCGGCCTCGGCCTCGTAGGTCAGCAGGATCCGGTGACGGAGGATGTCCGGCCCGATCTGCTTGATATCCTCGGGCGTGACATAACCCCGGCGGCGGACAAACGCGTTGGCCCGGGCGGCCCGGGCCAGAAAAATCGTGGCGCGGGGGCTGGCCCCGTATTCGATCAGTCCATCAAGCTCCCCGAGTCCGCATTTGGCCGGCTCGCGGGTGGCGAACACAAGCGAAACGATATAGTCCTTGATTTTCTCGTCCATGTAGACATCGCGCACCACGCCGCGCAGCCGGATGATATCTTCGGACGTAAGCCTCTTCTCCACCTGCGCCAACTCACCGCCGCTCATCCGTTCCAGGATCACCCTCTCCTCCTCGCGGGTGGGATAACCGACCCTGAGCTTGAACATGAACCGGTCGACCTGGGCCTCGGGCAGCGGGTATGTGCCCTCCTGCTCGATAGGGTTCTCGGTGGCCAGCACCAGAAAAGGGTTGGGAAGCTTGTAGGTGGATGTGCCGATCGTGACCTGACGCTCCTGCATGGCTTCCAGCAGAGCGCTCTGCACTTTGGCCGGAGCGCGGTTGATCTCGTCGGCCAGGACGATATTGGTGAACACCGGTCCCTTGCGCGGCTCGAAATCACCGGTCTTCTGGTTGTAGATCATCGTTCCCAGCAGGTCGGCAGGCAGGAGGTCCGGCGTGAACTGCAGCCGCCCGAAATCAGCCTCGATAACCCTGGCCAGGGTACGTACACTCAGTGTTTTGGCCAGTCCCGGCACTCCCTCGATCAGCACGTGCCCGTCACAGAGAATCCCCAGCAGCAGGCGTTCCACCATGTAACGCTGGCCGACGATAACCCGGCCGACTTCCTCCAGCACCCGCTCCACAACTTCGCTTTCCCGCCTGACCTGCTCGTTCAGCTCCTGGATCTGTTCGTTCATCTGTTACTCCATACAGTTGCGTTGCCGTTATCCGCCCGTCCATTTGCATAATTGCCACCAAAAGCTGAAAAGCAATCGCCAAACTATCCTGCCGGCACAGGCACGAAGCAGGTAACTTATTACTTTTTATAATCTTACGCAAGGCATTTTCGCACTTTTATCTCTCTGCCAGAGTGCAGCCATTTCATTTGAAGTAAAATTGCCCCATTTGGGGCAGGCAGGGGTAAAATAAAAAGACTGAGACGGGGTCATCTCAGTCTTTCAAAACTCAGCTTTTGCCTGCGGCCGAGGGTCAGAGCGTACCGGGTTCGTAGGTCTCCAACTCCTCGATAGTGAGCTGGAAATTAATGTAAATCCCGTCCTCGCCGCTTTCCTGCATCCGTTTCGCCGCCAGTTCCTTGAGCAGGGGCAGCCGGGCGTGGAACAGCTCGTAATTGCCGGGCTTGAGCACCTCGAGTATCCCCACCGCCACGTAGGAGCAAAGTTCGAGGTCATCGCTCATGTTCTGCAGCACATCCACGAACGTCTGCTCCACCCTGCCGGCATAGGCCGTATTGATAAACGACGCCAGCGTGATCGGCAGGCCCAGCCGTAGGTCGCGGTTCTGGGTCGTGTCCTGTATAATGCCGATCAGCACCGGAACGCTGGAGGTGTCGCCCAACTCTCCCAGCGCCCAGATCACGGTTTCGCGCAGGAGATAATCGTCGCTGGTGACCAGCATCCGGTTTAGCGAATCGACCGCACCACGGTCTTTCAGGTTGCCCAGTGCGCTGACTATCCCGATCCTCACACTGAGGTCCGCGTTATGGATATAGGGGTGAAGAAGCCGCGGGTTATTGAGGTTGTTGAACGTGCGGATCACCGAGTCGCGCTGGACCGAGGTGCCGGTGTGAAGGATCTGGACGCCCTCGGTGACCATCACCTTCTCCCCCTCCAGCACCGGGTCGGCTTTCTCGCCTCCGCCGCAACCGGAAATCAGCAGCATTGCGCTCAGAATACCCGGCAGCGCCGCTAAAGCAAATACACGCTTTCCACTCAGTATATGAAGAATTTTTGGCGCCTCGCGCATAGATTTCACCTCGTCGATACTTGATCGTTTAACCGTTCTCTATTTGAACAGCGGAAAGTCGAACCAGCCAAGCTCGAAAACTTCGCTCACGGCGGCGGCGGCCAGAATCACGACATATACCGCAAATACGACCAGGCCGATAGTTCCGCCGCGGCCCCCTGTTTGACTGTCTGTGTTCTGTCCGGTCATCGAATCTCCGTAGGTTTCGCTGGAAAATACATCAATTTTGCCCCAACCGCCAGACCACTCTGCCCTCAACGATTGTGACCACTGCCCGGCCGGTCACCCTGCGGCCGTGAAACGGCGTGTTACGGCTTTTGGAGTAAAACTCGTTTTTATCGATTGTCCACTCCGTTTCCAAATCCAGCACGGTCACATCCGCCTGGGAGCCCACCTTCAGGCTGCCGCCCGGAATCTTGAGCAATTCGGCCGGAGCGGTACTCATCCGGCGGACCAGGGTCGGGAAATCGAGCACGCCTCCCAGGACCAGTTCGGAATACGAGAGCGGGAACGAGGTCTCCAGGCCCAGAATACCGCTCGGGGCGTCGGCGAACGCGGCCTCTTTCTCATCGTAATGGTGCGGGGCGTGGTCGCTGGCGATACAGTCGATCGTACCGTCGGCCAGGCCCCGGCGCATCGCTTCCACATCGGCAGCCATGCGCAGCGGGGGAGCCATTTTAGCATTCGTATCGTAGTTGCCCACCGCTTCCTCGGTGAGCGTGAAATGGTGCGGTGTAACCTCGGCGGTGACTTTCACGCCCCCCTCGGCCTTGAACTGCCGGACGATTTCCACCGAGCGCGCGGCGGAGATATGGGCCACGTGGAAACGCGCTCCGGTCAGGCGCGCCAGCACGCAGTCGCGGTAGACAATCACTTCTTCGGCTTCGGTCGGGTTGCCGGCCAGACCCAGGCGAATGGCGGTTATCCCGGCGTTCATCACGCCCTTGCCCACCAGTTCGGGGTCCTCGCAGTGCTGCATCACCGGCACGTCGAAAATCAGCGAATAGGTCATCGCCTTGCGCATCACTTCGGCGCTGGACAGGCAGTGGCCGTCATCGGTGAACGCCACCGCTCCGGCGTCGAGCATCGATCCCATCTCCGCAAGGCTCTCGCCCTTGCTCTTCTTGGTGATCGAACCGATCGGGTAGACCCTGCTGTAGCCGGCGCGGATCGCCTCGCGAATGATATAGCCGACAGCTGCCTGGTTGTCGGTTACCGGATTGGTGTTAGGCATGGCGGCCACGGCGGTAAAACCGCCGGCTGCCGCGGCCAGGCACCCGGATTCCACCGTTTCCTCATCTTCCCTGCCGGGTTCCCGGAGATGGACGTGCATGTCGATCAGGCCCGGGACAACCGCCTTGCCCGCCGCATCGATGACCTCATCCGCCTCGGCGGGCTTGATCGATTTTCCGATTTCGGCCACCTTGCCGCTGTCAAGCAATATATCGAGCTTTTCATCCACGCCGTTGGCCGGATCGACAAGCCGGCCACCGCGGACCAACAGACGTTTCAATATCCACCTGCTTTCTTTGTGTGTCCTGATTAATCGCCCTGCTGACTTGCCGCATCGGCGGCCGCGGCCTGCTTGCCGCCGGCCAGCAGAAACAGCACGGCCATCCTGACCGCCACCCCGTTGGTGACCTGCTTGAGAATCACCTGGTGCTCACCGTCGGCCACGTCGGAATCGATTTCCACGCCCCGGTTCATCGGCCCCGGATGCAGGACCAGTACGTCGCGCCCGGCTTCTTCGAGCCGGCGGTTGGAGATTCCGTAGATGCGGTTGTACTCGCCGAGGGACGGGAACAGGTTGGACTGCATGCGCTCGAGCTGAATCCTCAGCACGTTGACAACGTCGACCTCCGAGAGCGCATCCTCGATCCGGGGGTAGATTTTCACTCCCAGCTCAGTCAGGCTGCGAGGCACGAGCGTGGGCGGGCCGCACACGCCGACCTCGGCGCCCATCTTTTTCAGGCCCCAGATATTGGAGCGGGCCACGCGGCTGTGGATCACATCACCCACAATCGCCACCTTGATCCCCTCCAGGCGGCCCAGGTGGTCGCGGATCGTCAGCATGTCCAGCAAGCCCTGGGTCGGGTGCTCGTGCCAGCCGTCGCCCGCGTTGATCACGTTGGAATCGATCCTCTCGGCCAGAAACGCCGGCGCTCCGCTGGCCGCGTGACGGATCACGACCATGTCGATTTTCATCGCTTCCAGGTTGCGCGCCATGTCCACCAGGGTTTCGCCTTTGCTCACGCTGCTGGTGGAGACATTGACATTTACCGTATCTGCGCTGAGCCTCTTTTCGGCGAATTCGAACGAGATCCGCGTGCGGGTGGAGGGCTCGAAAAACAGGTTGACAATCGTTTTGCCGCGCAGGACCGGTACTTTCTTGATCTGCCTTTCGCTGATCTCCTTGAAAGGCACGGCGGTATCGAGGATCATCCGGATTTCAGCGGATGAGAGTTCCTCGAGACCGAGCAGGTGCTTACGGGTGAATTGCATCTCGAGGCAGACCTCAGGGGGTAAAAATTATAGGTTTTAGCGAGCCGCCATAAACGAACAGCGCCCGGCCTCAACCGAGCGCTTTAATCCAGACTCCATCGGCACCGTCGACTTCGCTCACCCGCACGACAACGTCCTCATCCTTGCGGGTGGAAATTTCCCTGCCGGTAAAATCGGCCCTGATCGGCAGTTCCTGATGGCCGCGGTCGATCAGGACGGCCAGCATGATCGATGAGGGCCGGCCG
This region includes:
- a CDS encoding DUF4340 domain-containing protein, encoding MNWKVLVLLLAFTLALGAYLFLQDQPEAGEEAGSTELEYVLPYAPEDVQKVTIIFQDTTYVVVRDGLEWHLEQPDPGWGADSLVINHLLRTLSQMPYVNSIPVSELDMAAVKLDDPVLVFTAYKSDLDSTRLEFGALNPTTENIYILIAGQGRVALANKLLGPMMTVNGFLVRGKSLTGVQPYRTVGIEVESGGRSVFRCYRADGRDRWRIDTAGGSVLADKLKLNLRLGELYSDQVREFLPAGSVRRQETGLNRPVRTLRLVAENGDTSVVRLGRTVSDQDYLRWASSSIYPGHLLLIDSWLIERVDKFVPDSMRTLQIVDFIPSEVTFISLANPLDSLVLTAENDTLWRLIAPRQARAKYQFVEQLLSHADTLKGSKVLPAGGDRGFESPQVRLVLMNGDSLLVDMLVGYFAETEVYVRDNVRNIDFLASPRKLEPLNSTFKDVADIPVRHVVE
- a CDS encoding protein BatD, whose translation is MTNPIRSISSISNTFTPAVCLLAVVLTVHPAGGTSQVNARLDTARARIGDRLTLTLTIHSGDGETVRFPDLESQLENFEILAELPVEQIPGDGSATMTRRSFTLTSFETGSLQIPPLPFAVIKADGAVDTLWSVAQPVDFISLVQDTLNAEIRPIRDIVDATRLWKRIALAALAALAALALLGMLWRRYLKRRAQRLRGRIQPSGPVRPAHLIALDELDRIKSLGLIEKGEIKQFHILVSEAVRHYLGARFGVDVLEMTSWELMDELNRRRDIDRAFCELIGEFLDSCDLVKFAKYKPVIVEINSTFNKAYEIIENSRPAEVQQPSRENSGTPLGESAETAVVAGGGEGGER
- a CDS encoding DUF58 domain-containing protein, with amino-acid sequence MIPRDVISKVKQIEIVTRNIVEDVFSGEYHSIFKGLGMEFSEVREYQPGDDVRSIDWNVTARMGQPFVKKYVEERELTVVFLVDASASGMFGSVERLKNEFAAEICAVLAFSAIKNNDRVGLAIFTDEVEKVVVPKKGRKHVLRVIRELLFYRPLKRGTSIREGMEYMMRLLTRRTVVFVVSDFLDEGFEKPLRSLARRHDVILMRIADPRELELPPVGMIELEDAETGRREVIDTGSRAAREGFSRLVNQRRQAQDSLFKSARVDCIDLTLGSSYIEPLMSFFRMREKKFR
- a CDS encoding ATP-binding cassette domain-containing protein, giving the protein MIQVSNLTKRYGNFKAVDNISFKLRKGEILGFLGPNGAGKTTTMRIITGYLSANAGEVSVAGHDIFTSPLAVKRNIGYLPETPPVYRDMRVRDYLNFCGKIKGLSGYRDRKRRLNYVLERCGLEEVHNVHIHKLSKGYRQRVGLAQALIHNPPVLILDEPTAGLDPHQIIGVRELIRQLAGEHSILLSTHILPEASLTCDRVLIIDRGLLLAEDTTERLTGKLTGHDVVRVLLKGAPAEIRDRLGAVEGVVKVDEQQVPGGRKDGLRQFDVSCKLGNDRRGELARAVVESGAQLLELRPESMTLEEIFIKITTRTPDELAARSQQEGS
- a CDS encoding MoxR family ATPase, which gives rise to MNEQIQELNEQVRRESEVVERVLEEVGRVIVGQRYMVERLLLGILCDGHVLIEGVPGLAKTLSVRTLARVIEADFGRLQFTPDLLPADLLGTMIYNQKTGDFEPRKGPVFTNIVLADEINRAPAKVQSALLEAMQERQVTIGTSTYKLPNPFLVLATENPIEQEGTYPLPEAQVDRFMFKLRVGYPTREEERVILERMSGGELAQVEKRLTSEDIIRLRGVVRDVYMDEKIKDYIVSLVFATREPAKCGLGELDGLIEYGASPRATIFLARAARANAFVRRRGYVTPEDIKQIGPDILRHRILLTYEAEAEDLTSEDIIRKVFETVEVP
- a CDS encoding ABC transporter permease subunit, which gives rise to MQNIFSIFWREYKSYFLSPIAYVVIGVFLFLVANRFVFKFNEFVQLTFEATSEAVTYQQTIPKFSINDVVIRYLFHNMRNISLFLLPMITMRLFAEERKTGTLELLLTSPLTITQLVLGKFLSAFVLFLTMVIPTALFQYYLFLYGNPDLGPVLTSYVGIVLYGAAVISMGTLISSLTENQIIAGALTFGAFLFLWIVGRVSDATVSVWGEIANYISITSHFTNFSMGVVDSRDVLFYLSFCFVGLFLTHQSITSLRWR
- a CDS encoding VWA domain-containing protein, producing MNFQFADPWLLALLLLLPLLGWAYRNWNLQRRRTIRYSDLDTLAAVNGRWARIKSHLPFALRIFALALLVIALARPRSGVTFEDVTSEGVDIVLTMDVSTSMLAEDLNPGSNRLDVAREVVGDFIGRRRHDRIGLVAFAAKAFTRCPPTLDYRVLASQVERLEIGSIEDGTAIGVALASSVNRLRDSKARSRIIVLLTDGINNRGEIDPLTAAQVAKAKDVKVYTIGVGTRGTARVPVRDQFGRVRYVDQKVEIDEQTLTRISEITGGQYYRATDAAELQRIYREIDSLEKTEIDVREYTRYSELFSLFLLPGLALFALELVLGSTVLKTLP